The genomic DNA GCGGTGCCGGCACAGAACACCACCAGCAGTTTCGGCCCCAGCTTGGCGATGCCCTTCAGGTCGATGGACAGGGTGAGCAGGATGAGCGCGGCCGGCAGCAGCACGTCGCGCGCCACCGGGTTGTACAGCGCGGTGCCATGGCCGTCGATCAGCCCTGCCGTGTTGTAGATGGCCGGGATGAAGTAGCACAGCAGCAACGCCGGCACCCAGGCGAAGATCTTCTTCAGCAGTGGCGTGGGACCACTGGCAGCCCAGAAGATCAGGGCAAGCGTGGCAGCGATGAGTCCCAGGCCGACGATGTCGCTGGAAATCAGGGCAGTTGCAGGTTCGGTCGGCATGGCGTCCTCTGTCGATCGAAAATGGTGGGCGAAAAAAATGCCGCAGGACGCGGCACCCTTCGAGCTTAACATCGCCATCACCACCGCGCTTGAAAAGAGCCGCTGCCGAGCGTGCCGACTTCAGCCGGCACGCACTCTACCCAGGGAAAGGTACGCCCGACGCGCTGACATCCAGTGTCGCCCGCGTGCCGCGTGGCTGCACCGGGTCGAACCGCAAGGTCCAGCCCAGGTGCTCGCACAGCCGTGCCACCAGCTCCAGGCCGATGCCGCCGTGTTCGTTGCGGAGCCCGCGCGCCATCCGTGCATGGATGGCCGCGATCTCCTCCGGGCTCATGCCGTGTCCCGGATCGCGCAGGGTCAGCACGCCGGCGGACGAAAGATCGAGCTGGATCGCGCCGCGACCGCTGTTCTCGATCGCGTTGCGCAGCAGGTTGCCGATCGCCGCCTGCACGACGGCCAGCGGCGCCACGATATCCACCGGCGCGGCGCGCAGGGCCACGGTCAGGTCCTTGTCTCCCAGCAGGTGGCGATGGTCTTCGATGATCTGCGGCAGCAACTGGTCCAGGGCGACGCGCTCGGCACGCGCGGAAAGTCGTGCCGGGTCGCGGGCCAGCACCAGCAGCAGTTCGATCAGTTCTTCAACGTCCGCCGCTGTACGCTGTACGCGCAGCATCTGCTGGCGTGCACGCTCCGGCAGCCCCGGTTGTTCCAACGCCAGTTCGGCCGCACCGGTGATCACCGCTACCGGCGTGCGCAGCTCATGGCTGGCCGTGCTGATGAACACCCGCTCGCGCTCGACGAACTGCTCGTTGCGCGCCAGGTAGTCGTTGAGCGCATTGGCAATGGTATGCAGCTCGGCGCTGCCACGTGCATCCACCTGGATATGCTGGCCCGGCGCACCGGGCTTCAACGCGGCAATGTCACGCGCCAACAGGCTCAACGGACGCACTACCCGCTGCATGCCCAGCCGCGCCATCACCACGGTCACGATCACCATCACCAAGCCAGCCAGCAGCACCCAGCGGGTAGCGAACTGCTCCAGCGCCTCGAAATCCGAAATATCCAATGCCAACGCCACGCGCCCCATCGTCTGGGTCTGCCGCACCATCACCGCCGCCTGCCGCTCCCCGATGGGCACGCCATCGTGCAGCCCGGGATGGAGATCACGCACGCTGGCCGGCGTTCCCGGCTGGTCCAGCCGGAACAGACTGAGCGTGTCCGAATCCTGCCAGCGGTACTGCGGGTCGCGCGCACTGTGCGCGAGGATGCTGTCCAGCTCGGAGTTCAACAGCGCCCGCCAGGCCGCATGTTCGGCGTGCTCATGCACGTTGTTGCCAACCCCGAACACGGCCAGTGAGATCAAGGCCAGGTAGGTCAGCAGCCATCCCAGTACCCGCCGGTACAACGGAGCAGGCCTAGCCGCCATCGGTGGCCTCCGGGTCCTGCACGGCCAGGCGGTAACCGACGCGCGGCAGCGTGTGCAGCAGCTTGCGCGCGAAGGGGCCGTCCACGCTGCGACGCAGTTCGTAGACATGCGAGCGCAGCAGGTCACCGTCAGGCGGCTCGTCGCCCCACAGGGCGAACTCCAGCTGCTGGCGCGTCACCGCTGCGGGGCTTGCGCGCATCAGCACCTCCAGCAACTTGCGGCAGGCGGGGTAGAGGTGCAGCGTCTGGCCCGCGCGCTGGGCTTCCAGCGTTGCCAGGTCAAGCACCAGATCGCCCACCTGCAGCCGTTTGCGCGGATTACGGCCCTGCGCGCGCACTCGCAGTGCATCCAGGCGGACCTCCAGCTCGGGCAGTGCGAAGGGTTTGGTCAGGTAGTCGTCCGCGCCCGCCCGGAACCCGGCGATCTTGTCAGGCAGGTCGTCGCGTGCGGTGAGCATGATGACCGGCACTTCAGAGGCGTGGTCCGACCGCAGGCGGCGCAGCACTTCAGGCCCTTCCATGCGCGGCAGCATCCAGTCCAGGATCACCACGTCATAGGTCTGCGTGGTCGCCAGGTGCAGCCCGGTGATGCCGTCCGGCGCGACGTCCAGCACGTGCCCACGCGATTCGAAGTAGTCGAACAGGTTGGCGACCAGTTGCCGGTTGTCCTCGATCACCAGAAGCCGCATGCGCTTTCCCACCCTGTGTGTGGCTGCATGGTACCGCTGCCCGTGTCGGATTCACGTCCCCCCGCCCTCGCCGCCAGCACGGATGCCACTTGCGGCAACCCGCCGCGCCCACTAGCCTTCGGCGGTCGTTCACCACCCAAGGATCGCCCGTGAAACACCGTCATCTCCTGCTGGCCTCGGCGATCGCCGCCGCCACGTTGTCGCTGGCCGCCTGCAAGAAGGACCCTTCGCCGGAAGCCGACACTGCGGCGACCACGGCACCGGCCGGCGAAACCGCTGACCAGTTCGTGGCCCGGATCAATGCGGAGTACAAGGCCGCGTACCCGGAGATGACCTCGGCACAGTGGCTGTCTTCCACCTACATCAACAGCGATTCCGAGCGTGTGGCGGCCAAGGCCAACGAACGCTCGCTGACCCAGCTCAACAGCTGGATCGAACAGGCCGCGAAGTTCGAGGGGCAGGAGATGTCCGACGACAGCAAGCGCGCCCTGCACCTGCTCAAGCTGATGTCGTCGATGCCGGCCCCGCGCGACCCGGCCAAGCTGGCCCAGCTGACCCAGATCGCCACACGCATGGAAGGCAGCTACGGTGCAGGCAAGTACTGCACCGATGCCAACGATCCCACTTCCTGCCGCCAACTGGGCGACCTGGAGCAGGTGCTGTCCAGCAGCCGTGACTACGACCAGCAGTTGGATGCCTGGCAGGGCTGGCACGGCACCACCAAAGACATGCGCGGTGATTACCAGCAGTTCGTGAGCCTGGTCAACGAAGGCGCCAAGGGCCTGGGTTTCGCTGATGCCGGACAGATGTGGCGCAGCGGGTACGACATGCCGCCGGAGCAGATCGGTCCGGAAACCGACCGGTTGTGGGAACAGGTCAAGCCGATGTACGAGCAGTTGCACTGCTACGCGCGCGGCAAGCTGGACGCCACCTACGGCAAGGACAAGGCCGAAGTGGGCAATGGCCTGATCGCTGCCCATCTGACCGGCAACATGTGGCAGCAGGACTGGTCCAACCTGTGGGACCAGCTGCAGCCGTACCCGGGTGCGGGCAGCCTGGACATCACAGCTGCGCTGGAAAAGCAGTATCAGGGCAACCTGAGCGGCGCACTGGCCAAGGCGGGCAGCAACGCCAACGTGGAAGGCCTGTACAAGGCGCAGCGTGAGGCCGAACTGCGCACTGCGCGGCAGATGACCGAACGCGCCCAGGATTTCTACGTGTCACTGGGCATGCCGTCGTTGCCGAAGTCCTATTGGGACAAGACCCAGTTCATCAAACCGCAGGACCGCGACGTGGTGTGCCATGCCAGCGCGTGGGACATGAACATGGAAGGCGATGTGCGCACCAAGATGTGCATCAAGCCCAACGAAGAGAACTTCACCACGATCTACCACGAGCTGGGCCACATCTATTACGACCTGGCCTACAACCCGCTGCCGCCGCTGTTCCAGGGCGGTGCGAACGACGGCTTCCATGAAGCAATCGGCGACACCATCGTGCTTGCGATGACGCCCAAGTACCTCAATTCGATCGGTCTGGTGGACAAGCCGGAAGAAAGCCGCGAAGCGGTGATCAACAACCAGATGCGGATGGCCCTGTCCGGCGTGGCCTTCCTGCCCTTCGGCCTGATGATCGACCGCTGGCGCTGGGGCGTGTTCGACGGCTCGATCACGCCGGACAATTACAACAAGGCCTGGTGGGACCTGAAGGCGCGTTACCAGGGCGTGGCACCGGCCACCACGCGCGGCGAGGAGTTCTTCGATCCGGGCGCGAAGTACCACGTGCCGGGCAATACGCCCTATACGCGCTACTTCCTGGCCCGCATCCTGCAGTTCCAGTTCTACAAGGGCCTGTGCGATGCCTCCGGCTACAAGGGCCCGCTGCATGAGTGCAGCTTCTACGGCAACAAGGAAGCGGGGCAGAAGTTCTGGGCCATGCTGAGCAAGGGTGCCAGCCAGCCGTGGCAGGCCACCCTGAAGGAACTCACCGGTGGTGAAAAGCTGGATGCCGGCCCGATGATCGAGTACTTCAGCCCGGTCAACGCGTGGCTGAAGGAGCAGAACCAGGGCCAGGTGTGCGGTTGGCAGGCCAGTGCCGCGGCGCCTGCTGCACCGGCAGCGCCGGCAGCGCCCGCACAGCGCTGACCGCGCCCCGTGATCCGGTAGCGCCGCGCCCTGCTCGGCGCTACCTTCGGACTTCATGCGACGCCGGGCATCGCCCGGCGCCGTCACGGCTGATCAGTTGGCCTTGCCTGCCGTCATCTTCGCGGCAAGCGCATCCTTGAACTCATCGAAACTGACCCCTTGCGCATTGGCCTCCGCCTGCGCGGCGTCACGCAGCGCATCGGAATACACCAGGCGCACCGGCGTGCCATTGCGCTCGTGCAGTTCACCCGCCTGCATGATCAGGGACAGCACCTGGGCAGCACTCTCGCTCTGGCCGGCAATGCGACCGTCCATGCCCAGCACCCATTCGCCATCGCGGCGGACAATGCCGGCCAGCAGCGTCCGCTGCTGATCGCGCAGTTCGGCGTGCGGCTCGACGGGCGAGGCGTTGGCAGCGTCCCGGTTGGCGGTCTGGGTTTCGCGGCGCCGGCGGATATCGCGGCGCAGTTTGGAAGTGGTCGACATCAGGGGCTTACAGTCATCCGGGTGCGCAAGGATACCCCAGCGGCGTCCCGCGCCGGCTTCACCGCCACGGCCCGCGCACGGCGCAGCGGCTCTGCCGGCTGGCGCTCAGCGTGCATGGGCGTGCGGGTTGCGCCGAGCGCAGGCGTTTTCCCAGTACCACACCGACGCCCCAAGCACGAAGAAACCAGCGTAGCCAAAGGCGAGATGCACCGGGTTGCTGCTCAGCAGGGGCGACAGCACACCGGCAACGAAGGTATTGATCATCATCTGGATGAACATCTGCATCGAGGAGGCGAGCCCGCGCTGATGCGGGTACAGATCCAGCACGCCCAGCGCCAGGATCGGGAAGATCATCGCCAGTCCGGTGCCCCCCATGAATATCGGAACGACTGCCCAAGGCAAAGCGATTTCTGGCACCGACAGCACGTAGCCGATGTTGAGCACCGCCGACAATCCACACAGGCCGAAGCCGATGCCGATCTGCCGCTGCGGAAGCACACGCCCGGCCATCTGCCCGGACAGGAACGCCCCCAGCGTCATCCCGCCGATGGTCGGCACGAACAGCCAGGCAAAACCGCCCTCCCCCAGTTTCAGGTGCTGCATGACGAACACCGGGGCCGAGGAGATGTACAGGAACACGCTGGAAAAATTCAGCGCGCTGGCCAGCGCAAGGCGCAACAGGCGTGGGTTGGAGCCCATCCGCAGGTAGTCGCGCAGCAATCCGCGCGGCGACAGCGACGTACGCGCTTCGACCGGATGCGTCTCGGGCAGGAACCGCGCCGTGGCCACCAGCAACAGCAACGAAAACACCACCAGGAACCAGAAGATCAGCGGCCAACCGGCGCCACTGAGCAGGATCCAGCCGCCGATGATCGGTGCGATGGCTGGGGCGATGCCGAAGATCATCGAGACCTGGCTCATCAGCCGCTGGGCATCATGGCCGTGGTACAGATCGCGGATCACCGCACGGCCGACGATCATGCCAACGCCCGCTGACAGACCCTGCAGCGCGCGGAACACCAGCAGCGTGGTCAGATCGGTTGACAGCGCGCAGCCTACCGAGGCGCCGACAAAGATCACCAACCCCCCCAGGATCACCCGCTTGCGACCCAGCGCATCCGAAAGCGGCCCGTGGGCCAAACTCATCAGCCCGTAGAACAGCAGGTACACGCTGATGGTCTGCTGCACCGCGACCTCGTCCACGCGCAGGCGCTGCGCCAGTTGCGGAAAGGCGGGAAAGATCGTGTCGATCGAGAACGGACCAAACATCGCCAGACCTGCGAGCAGCAGAGCCAGACGGCGGGTCGAGGGCGAGGCGGCAGTCATGGAGGTGTCCGGAGGAGCCGCGCAGGCCATGCGCGGCAGGCGCCAGCCCGTGTCCGGAAAAGACAGGAAGGCGGCGCCGGATGAATACGAATGGTGCGTCATGATAGGCCGTAGCGGTCCCCTTTGCCATTCGGTCCGATCCGAAAACGTCTGGTCCCTGACTCCATTCAGCCGCACATCCATCAGGGCCGACCGCTATAATCAACGGGCAACAAGGTGGGAGAAGCAGGACACCGCTGCCGAAGGCGCAAACGCCCGTAATCGCTCAGGCCCGTGACCACCCGCATCAAAACTCTGGAGAGACCGGTTCGATCCGGCGCCGAAGGGGCACGAAGCCGCGCACACGCGCGCTTCCAAACTCTCAGGCAAAAGGACAGAGGGGCGCCCCGCAGGCTGCCGAATGGCGGCCTGCCCACGTGCGTGCCCTTTCCCGACGGATCCTTCGCCATGCCCCAGAACACCCCTTCGCTGCGCGAGCTCGAACATCACAACGCGTTCGTCGAACGCCATATCGGCCCCAACGATGCCGAAATCGCGCAGATGCTCGGCGTGGTCGGCCACGCCTCGCTGGATGCGCTGACCGACGCCATCGTGCCCGCGCGCATCAAGTCGCCGGCACCGCTGGCGTTGCCCGAATCGGTGACTGAAGTCGAGGCGCTGGCGAAGATCCGTGCAATCGCCGACCAGAACACGGTGCTGCGCAGCTTCATCGGCCAGGGCTATTACGGTACCCACACGCCGAACGTCATCCTGCGCAACATCCTGGAAAACCCCGCGTGGTACACGGCCTACACGCCGTACCAGGCCGAGATCTCGCAGGGCCGCATGGAAGCGTTGATCAACTTCCAGACGCTGTGCGCGGACCTGACCGGCATGGAAATCGCCAATGCCTCGTTGCTGGACGAAGCCACGGCGGCCGCCGAAGCAATGACCCTGGCCAAGCGTTCGGCGAAGTCGAAGTCGGACACCTTCTTCGTGCACGACGCGGTGCATCCGCAGACGCTGGAACTGCTGCGCACCCGCGCCGAGCCGCTGGGCATCGTACTGCGCGTGGGCACCCCGGCCGAAGCACTGGAAGCGGAAGCGTTCGGCCTGCTGCTGCAGTACCCGGACACCTTCGGCCAGGTCGGCGACTATAAGGCGCTGGTCGATGCCGTGCATGCACGCGGCGGCCTGGTGGCCGTGGCGACCGACCTGCTCGCACTGACCTTGCTGGTGGCACCGGGCGAATGGGGCGCGGACATCGTGGTCGGCAACAGCCAGCGTTTCGGCGTGCCGTTCGGTTTCGGTGGCCCGCATGCCGCCTTCATGGCCTGCCGTGATGCCTACAAGCGCTCGATGCCCGGCCGCCTGATCGGCGTATCGATCGACGCGCAGGGCAACCCGGCGTACCGCTTGACCCTGCAGACCCGCGAGCAGCACATCCGCCGCGAGAAGGCCACCTCCAACATCTGTACCGCGCAGGTACTGCTGGCGGTGATGGCGTCGATGTACGCGGTGTACCACGGCCCGGAAGGCCTGACCCGCATTGCCCGCCGCACCCATCGCCTGGCGGCGATCCTGGCGGCTGCCCTGCGCAGCAACGCGGTGGCCGTTGGCGAAACGTTCTTCGACACGCTGCATGTCACCGGCATAGACGCCGACGCCGTGCATGCCAAGGCGCGCGCTGCCGGCTATAACCTGCGCGCGATCGACAGCAGTTCGGTGGGCATCAGCCTGGATGAAACCGCCACCCGCGAAGACATCGTCGCGCTGGCCCAGGTATTCGGTGCACACGCGGATGTGGAAGCACTCGATGCGAGCACGGCCGATGCCATTCCGGCCGGCCTGGTGCGCAGCAGCGCGTTCCTGACCCACCCGGTCTTCAATACCCACCACAGCGAACACGAACTGCTGCGTTACCTGCGCTCGTTGGCCGACAAGGATCTGGCGATGGATCGCACGATGATCCCGCTGGGTTCGTGCACGATGAAGCTCAATGCCACCGCCGAAATGATTCCGGTCACCTGGCCGGAGTTCGGCAACATCCATCCGCTGGTTCCGGCGGAACAGGCCATTGGCTACAAGGCACTCATCGAGGGCCTTGAAGCGATGCTGGTGGAATGCACCGGTTACGACGCTGTGAGCCTGCAGCCCAACTCCGGCGCGCAGGGCGAATATGCCGGCCTGTTGGCCATCCGTGCTTACCACCGCTCGCGCGGCGACGATCACCGCGATATCTGCCTCATTCCCGACTCCGCTCACGGCACCAACCCGGCCTCGGCGCAGATGTGCGGGATGAAGGTCGTGGTCACCAAGACAGACGCCAACGGCAATGTCGACGTCGATGACATCCGCCGCAACGCAGAAAAGTACAGCGACCGACTCGCCGCGCTGATGGTCACCTATCCGTCCACGCACGGCGTGTTCGAGGAAGAGATCGTCGACATCTGCGAGATCATCCACCAGCACGGTGGCCAGGTGTACACCGATGGCGCCAACATGAATGCCTTGGTCGGTGTGGCCAAGCCCGGCAAGTGGGGCTCGGACGTTTCCCACTTGAACCTGCACAAGACCTTCTGCATCCCGCACGGCGGCGGTGGTCCCGGCGTGGGACCGTGTGCCGTCAAATCGCACCTGGCCCCGTTCCTGCCGCGCGCGCTTGGCGGCGAGGGTGATGTCGGGATGGTCTCGGCCGCCACGTTCGGCAGCGCCTCGATCCTGCCGATCAGCTGGATGTACATCACGCTAATGGGGACCGAAGGGCTGCGCAAGGCCACGCAGGTCGCGCTGCTCAATGCCAATTACATTGCAAAGCGGCTGGCCCCGCACTTCAAGACCCTGTATACCGGCCGCAATGGGCTGGTCGCGCACGAGTGCATCCTGGATATCCGTCCGCTGGAAAAGACCAGCGGCATCGGCGCAGAGGACATCGCCAAGCGGCTGATCGACTTTGGCTTCCACGCCCCCACCCTCAGCTTCCCGGTGGCCGGCACGTTGATGGTCGAGCCGACCGAGAGCGAATCCCAGCATGAGCTGGACCGCTTCATCGACGCGATGATCCAGATCCGCGAAGAGATCGCCGCGATCGAAGATGGCCGTCTGGAGCGCGAAGACAATCCCTTGAAGAACGCACCGCACACCGCCGCCGCCGTGACGGCCAGCGAATGGACGCATGCGTATCCGCGCGAGCTGGCGGCGTTCCCCTTGGCCAGCCTGCGGCAGTCCAAGTACTGGCCGCCCGTGGCCCGCGTGGATAACGTGTATGGCGACAAGAACGTGATGTGTGCCTGCATCCCGGTCGATGCGTACAAGGACGACGAAGTCGACGCCTGATGGCGTCAGCACGACCTGACCGTTTCACTGCATCACGGCCCGCGCAAGCGGGCCTTTTTTTTTGCGCCCAGGTGACAGACCCGGATCGCCGCGCTGCCTGCCGTGTCGCACCTGGCAGGGCCAATAACGACTAGTCCGTGACTCCCTACAGCGCTCTGCGCGACATCACGTTCGCGGTTGGAGCCGCGTCGCATTCAACAACCACACACCGCTCATCGAAAACGGAACTGTGTTGCAGACGTAAGAAACCCGGTTTTTTATGTTGTGCACGTCACATTCCAGCACTCCTGTCGCGATGGTGTCGACGCACGATGACTCCACGTTCTGACGCCGGCCAGCCAGAACGGATCCCGGATCGCGAACGGGATCGACACCGCCGCCCATCCTGGTCGGCGGAACCCGTCAAACGGAGAATCATCATGAACCATCTGAAGACCCTCGTCGCCGCCGCTGCCCTCGCCTTCACCTTCGCCATCCCCGCTGCAAATGCGCAGCCTGCGCAGGAACGCGGCGTGTCGGATTGCGCCGTGAAGCTGGCCTCGTGCCTTGCTGAGGGTGGCGGTGCAGTGAACTGCGCCATCGAGTTCGTGAAGTGCCTGACCTCAGACAGTGCCTCGACTTCAATCGCCGATCGCCGCGAGGACTGAAGCCCAAGGGCACGGGCGCGAATGCTCCCGTGCTCTCTTCAGCAACGCGGTCCCCATCCGACCAACTTCAAACAGGATCTGACATGTCCGTCATAAAGAGCGCTGCTCTGGCTGTCGCCATGACCTTTGCCGTATCGCTACCTGCACTGGCCCAGCCTGCTGAGCCAAGCGCTGGTTCAATCGATTGCGCCAAGGCCTTCTTCCAATGCTATTACCTAGATGGACGCGACTTCATCAGCTGCTCGCTCGAACTGCGCAAATGCCTCGCCAGCGGCAGCCGTGTCGCACTCCCGGTTTCACTGGCCCCCTGAGTCCCTTGGGCCGCTGCGACGAAGAGGAAAATCCATGAACATCCGAGTTCTCGCCAGCAGTCTGTTGCTGGTCAGCGCCATTGCCGTTGCCACCGCTCACGCATAGGTCGTCCCAACCGGAAATCCGGTGACCTGCGGCGCCGAGTTCGTAAAATGCGTCGCAAAGACCGGCAACTGGCTGATCTGCGGGGTTGCCTACAAGCGGTGTATCGACACGCGCGATACAACGGTTGTGGCGACCCAACCGCAGGCGGATTGAGCGCCCGCACAGGCGCGGCCGGTGCATCGATCGCGCCGACGCGGATTGCAGAATGGGTGCTGCGTCGAGATCAGCGAAGTCCGGCCCGGATGCGTCGGGCAAGCGCACTGCAGCTGGCAATGAAGGCAGTCAGCACCACCATGGACAGGAATTGCAGGCGCGTCTGTTCGCCATACAACAGCAAAGCGAAGATCAGTGCCAGGATCGCCAACGCCAGCCCCGTCAACCACGGGAAAGCCGCCATGCGGAACGGCAATGACAGCCCCGCCCGATCCGCACGTCGACGCAGCACCAGCTGCGACGCCAGCGAAATCGTCCACACCAGCAGGCAGGTCGATCCGACGATGTTCAACAGCACCGGCAGCACTCTGGTCGGGAACAGCAGCTCCATGACCGTAGCGGCGAAGCCGAACAGGACGCTGGCAAGCACAGCGAGTATCGGCACTTGGCGGCGGTCTGCACGCCCCAGCGCGGCGGGCGCTTCACGGCGCTGCGCCAGCGAGAAGATCATCCGCGATGCCCCGTACAGATTGGCATTGAGCGCTGACAGCAGGGCGATCACCGCAACCAGGGTGATGGCGGTACCGGCGCCCGGAATATTGGCCGCTTCCAACACGGCGGCAAACGGCGACTTCAACGCCTCGCTGGTCCACGGCACCACCGCGATGATGACGCTCAGCGAGCCGATGTAGAACACCAGGATCCGCCACGCCACCGTACGGATGGCGCGCGCGATGCTGCGCTCGGGGTCTTCGGTCTCGGCTGCAGCCACCGCTACGATCTCGGTCCCGCCGAAGGCGAAGATCACCACGAGCAATGCCGCACCCACACCCGCCAGACCGGTAGGCGCGAACCCTCCATTGGCGGTGAAGTTGGACAGGCCCGGCGAGATCGCGTTCGGCAGCCAGCCCAGCAGCAGGGCCGCACCGATGGCGATGAAGCCGAGGATCGCGGCCACCTTGAGGATCGCGAACCAGAACTCGAACTCGCCGAAGTTCTTCACGCCCAGCAGGTTGATCGCGGTGAAGAACACCATGAAGGCAAGGGCTGCCATCGGAACGGAGAGACCGGGCCATACCGTCGCCAGCAGACCGGCCGCGCCTACCGCTTCGGCCGCGATCACGATCACCAGCTGGACCCACCACAGCCAGCCCACCGTGGCGCCCGCGGTCGCACCCAGCGCATCGGCGGCGTACACCGAAAACGCGCCGCTGGTCGGCTTGTTCGCCGCCATCTCGCCCAGCGCGTTCATCACGATGATCACCAGTGCGCCGGCAACCAGATACGACAACAGCACGGCCGGGCCTGCCAGCTGCACGCCGACCCCGGAGCCGAGGAACAGGCCCGCGCCGATGGCGCTGCCCAGTCCCATCATGATCAGCTGGCGGGGCTTGAGCGCATGGCCAAGGCGCGTGGTGGTCGAGGCTGTGGAAGCGGGGGTCGGGTTGTCAGGCATCGAAGGGCACGTGTGCGGCAACAAGGCCGTCACATTACCCTGTCCAGCGCGCGGACGGGATAGGCCGGATGGCCTGCCTGCTCAGCCGCCGGCCAGTTCGGCGATCCGGGCCCGATAGGCACGCGGCGAGACACCCGTTTCGGCCTTGAACTTGCGGGTGAAGGCGCTTTGGTCACTGAAGCCACAGGCTTGGCCGATACTGGCGATGCTGTCATTTCCATGCAGCAGGTGCATGGCCATCTGGATCCGCAGCCGGGTCAGCACCTGCTGCGGCGTCATCTGGAAGACTTTGCGGAAGCTGCGCTCCAGCTTGGACAACGAGAACCCGGTGATGTCCAGAAGCGTCTGCATGCGCACGTTTTCAGCGTAGTGCGCGTTGAGATGGGCCAGTGCCAGGCGCAGGTGCTCGTACTGCGCTCCCAAGCTGTGCTTCTGCCCCAGATCGCGGGAAATGCCGATCAGGCCCTGGATGCGCCCGTCCACCACCAGGGGCCGCTTGCAGGTCAGGCACCAACCCGGCTCGCGGTTGGCGAACAGATGCAGTTCCATGAGGTTTTCGATCACCGCCCCGCCCAGCACCCGGGTGTCCTGGTCGGCGTAGTCTGCGCTCAGGCCTGTCGGGTAGATTTCCGCCGCGGTGCGGCCGATGACCTCCTTGCGCGACTTTAATCCGAGGCGCCGCAGCATGGTCTGGTTGATGTGCGTATAACGCCCGTCGCAGTCCTTCATGAAGAAGAGCACATCGGGAATGGCGTCAAAGAGGGCTTCGATTTCGGCGGGTTCAACACGCATGCGCACAGCATAACCGAGCGCCAT from Stenotrophomonas sp. 169 includes the following:
- a CDS encoding M2 family metallopeptidase, whose translation is MKHRHLLLASAIAAATLSLAACKKDPSPEADTAATTAPAGETADQFVARINAEYKAAYPEMTSAQWLSSTYINSDSERVAAKANERSLTQLNSWIEQAAKFEGQEMSDDSKRALHLLKLMSSMPAPRDPAKLAQLTQIATRMEGSYGAGKYCTDANDPTSCRQLGDLEQVLSSSRDYDQQLDAWQGWHGTTKDMRGDYQQFVSLVNEGAKGLGFADAGQMWRSGYDMPPEQIGPETDRLWEQVKPMYEQLHCYARGKLDATYGKDKAEVGNGLIAAHLTGNMWQQDWSNLWDQLQPYPGAGSLDITAALEKQYQGNLSGALAKAGSNANVEGLYKAQREAELRTARQMTERAQDFYVSLGMPSLPKSYWDKTQFIKPQDRDVVCHASAWDMNMEGDVRTKMCIKPNEENFTTIYHELGHIYYDLAYNPLPPLFQGGANDGFHEAIGDTIVLAMTPKYLNSIGLVDKPEESREAVINNQMRMALSGVAFLPFGLMIDRWRWGVFDGSITPDNYNKAWWDLKARYQGVAPATTRGEEFFDPGAKYHVPGNTPYTRYFLARILQFQFYKGLCDASGYKGPLHECSFYGNKEAGQKFWAMLSKGASQPWQATLKELTGGEKLDAGPMIEYFSPVNAWLKEQNQGQVCGWQASAAAPAAPAAPAAPAQR
- a CDS encoding multidrug effflux MFS transporter, whose product is MTAASPSTRRLALLLAGLAMFGPFSIDTIFPAFPQLAQRLRVDEVAVQQTISVYLLFYGLMSLAHGPLSDALGRKRVILGGLVIFVGASVGCALSTDLTTLLVFRALQGLSAGVGMIVGRAVIRDLYHGHDAQRLMSQVSMIFGIAPAIAPIIGGWILLSGAGWPLIFWFLVVFSLLLLVATARFLPETHPVEARTSLSPRGLLRDYLRMGSNPRLLRLALASALNFSSVFLYISSAPVFVMQHLKLGEGGFAWLFVPTIGGMTLGAFLSGQMAGRVLPQRQIGIGFGLCGLSAVLNIGYVLSVPEIALPWAVVPIFMGGTGLAMIFPILALGVLDLYPHQRGLASSMQMFIQMMINTFVAGVLSPLLSSNPVHLAFGYAGFFVLGASVWYWENACARRNPHAHAR
- a CDS encoding response regulator transcription factor, with the translated sequence MRLLVIEDNRQLVANLFDYFESRGHVLDVAPDGITGLHLATTQTYDVVILDWMLPRMEGPEVLRRLRSDHASEVPVIMLTARDDLPDKIAGFRAGADDYLTKPFALPELEVRLDALRVRAQGRNPRKRLQVGDLVLDLATLEAQRAGQTLHLYPACRKLLEVLMRASPAAVTRQQLEFALWGDEPPDGDLLRSHVYELRRSVDGPFARKLLHTLPRVGYRLAVQDPEATDGG
- a CDS encoding HAMP domain-containing sensor histidine kinase, yielding MAARPAPLYRRVLGWLLTYLALISLAVFGVGNNVHEHAEHAAWRALLNSELDSILAHSARDPQYRWQDSDTLSLFRLDQPGTPASVRDLHPGLHDGVPIGERQAAVMVRQTQTMGRVALALDISDFEALEQFATRWVLLAGLVMVIVTVVMARLGMQRVVRPLSLLARDIAALKPGAPGQHIQVDARGSAELHTIANALNDYLARNEQFVERERVFISTASHELRTPVAVITGAAELALEQPGLPERARQQMLRVQRTAADVEELIELLLVLARDPARLSARAERVALDQLLPQIIEDHRHLLGDKDLTVALRAAPVDIVAPLAVVQAAIGNLLRNAIENSGRGAIQLDLSSAGVLTLRDPGHGMSPEEIAAIHARMARGLRNEHGGIGLELVARLCEHLGWTLRFDPVQPRGTRATLDVSASGVPFPG